The following proteins are encoded in a genomic region of Terriglobales bacterium:
- the egtD gene encoding L-histidine N(alpha)-methyltransferase: MPATLLTPRVVTTEAPCLKTANVIEQFATDVREGLRKFPKKLSAKYFYDEIGSALFDVITLLPEYGLTRADERLLRRNAETLALRLTPDLIVAELGSGSGRKTKPILRAISELQGPLTYYAIDGSLTALERCSHELAGVPGAQVRTLQCFYEEGLERIAEYRSRGERLLVLFLGSSIGNFERDEAAAFLAQVRSHLQPGDALLLGADLVKPVPQLLEAYDDPPGVTAAFNLNLLARINRELGADFDLSNFSHEARWCASERRIEMHLCSLASQVVTIPGADCRVSFEQGETIWTESSHKFMPDELSQMAVHAGFICEAQWIDEEWPFAENLWVVE, encoded by the coding sequence ATGCCAGCAACCTTACTGACACCCCGAGTAGTAACAACCGAAGCCCCGTGCCTAAAAACTGCCAACGTAATTGAGCAGTTTGCCACCGATGTTCGCGAAGGACTGCGCAAATTTCCCAAAAAGCTCTCGGCAAAGTATTTCTACGATGAGATTGGCAGCGCGCTCTTCGACGTAATTACGCTGCTACCCGAATACGGACTCACCCGCGCCGATGAGCGCCTGTTGCGCCGCAATGCCGAGACGCTCGCGCTGCGCCTGACCCCCGACCTCATCGTGGCTGAACTGGGCAGCGGAAGCGGGCGCAAGACCAAGCCAATTCTGCGAGCCATCAGCGAGCTGCAAGGTCCGCTTACTTACTACGCCATTGACGGCTCCTTGACTGCCCTAGAGCGCTGCAGCCATGAGCTTGCCGGAGTGCCAGGGGCGCAAGTTCGCACCCTGCAGTGTTTCTATGAAGAGGGCTTAGAGCGGATTGCCGAATACCGTTCCCGCGGGGAGCGCCTGCTGGTGCTCTTTCTGGGAAGCAGCATTGGCAACTTCGAGCGCGACGAGGCGGCTGCTTTTCTGGCGCAGGTCCGAAGCCACCTTCAGCCCGGAGACGCACTGCTGCTGGGCGCTGATCTGGTGAAACCAGTGCCCCAGTTGCTCGAAGCTTATGACGATCCGCCGGGAGTCACTGCCGCGTTTAACTTGAACCTTCTGGCCCGAATCAATCGCGAGCTGGGAGCGGACTTCGATCTCAGCAACTTCAGTCATGAGGCGCGCTGGTGCGCAAGCGAGCGGCGAATCGAAATGCATCTGTGCTCGCTGGCAAGCCAGGTCGTCACCATCCCAGGCGCAGACTGCCGCGTTTCCTTCGAGCAAGGCGAGACCATATGGACCGAGTCATCGCACAAGTTCATGCCAGATGAACTGTCGCAGATGGCAGTGCACGCCGGTTTCATTTGTGAAGCGCAGTGGATTGATGAAGAGTGGCCCTTCGCTGAGAATTTGTGGGTAGTCGAGTAG
- a CDS encoding GNAT family N-acetyltransferase, translating into MNVHLRPQQPGDDNFVYGVYASTRQEEVSKWGWDKPQQEAFLRMQFMAQTRWYEAAYAGAEYQVVLREEQPIGRMIVLRGPQEFHLIDISLLPEHQSCGIGTELLTALIIESRQAGVPLRLQVLKGNRAVNLYQRLGFSRFGEDEMYYRMQLNPG; encoded by the coding sequence ATGAATGTACACCTGCGTCCGCAGCAGCCCGGGGACGATAATTTTGTTTATGGCGTCTACGCCAGCACTCGCCAGGAAGAGGTCTCCAAGTGGGGATGGGATAAGCCCCAGCAAGAAGCATTCCTGCGCATGCAGTTTATGGCGCAGACCCGCTGGTATGAAGCCGCCTACGCCGGGGCCGAGTACCAGGTTGTTCTCCGAGAGGAGCAGCCCATCGGACGAATGATCGTACTTCGCGGCCCACAGGAATTTCATCTTATAGATATTTCTTTGTTGCCGGAACATCAGAGCTGCGGAATTGGCACCGAGCTGCTCACCGCACTCATCATCGAATCCCGGCAGGCAGGCGTGCCGCTGCGGCTTCAGGTGTTAAAAGGGAACCGGGCGGTTAATCTTTACCAGCGCCTGGGCTTCTCCAGGTTCGGCGAAGATGAAATGTACTACCGCATGCAGTTGAATCCCGGGTAA
- a CDS encoding SUMF1/EgtB/PvdO family nonheme iron enzyme codes for MSPTVITPPTSTTRTKSRSEKSAPNQRQEMARVRALTDRLFRRVRPEAYFDRPIPERHRILFYMGHLEAFDWNLIGKNGLGSNPISEELDNLFAFGIDPPVGQLPQDQPSDWPSVDHARQYVEAVRKKLDSAMEAAPAEMIDMALEHRLMHAETFTYILHNLPYTRKILENESIAGSGPSLNQKSPQLQMMEVSAGTVTLGMKHEDGFGWDNEFEQHTRDVSAFAMSKHKITNGQYLEFVKAGGEPPHYWLCRNDQWSYRGMNAEVPLPLDWPVYVTQSQAEAYAQWTRKSLPTEEQFHRAAFGMREGEQVFPWGNEPAGAHFGNFSFHNADLVSVTATPAGDSAFGISQLIGNGWEWTRSLFKPFPGFAASPSYPGYSANFFDNDHFVLKGASCATDTRLIRPSFRNWFRRDYPYAYTTFRVVEN; via the coding sequence ATGTCACCTACCGTCATCACGCCGCCCACCAGCACCACGAGAACAAAGTCGCGTTCCGAAAAATCGGCCCCGAACCAGCGCCAAGAGATGGCCCGGGTGCGCGCTTTGACAGATCGTCTCTTCCGCCGGGTGCGCCCTGAAGCTTACTTCGACAGGCCTATCCCTGAGCGGCACCGGATTCTTTTCTACATGGGACATCTGGAAGCCTTCGACTGGAACCTCATAGGAAAAAACGGCCTCGGGTCCAACCCCATCAGTGAAGAGTTAGACAATCTGTTTGCCTTCGGGATTGATCCGCCGGTCGGCCAGCTTCCCCAGGACCAGCCCAGCGACTGGCCATCCGTCGATCATGCCCGCCAGTACGTAGAAGCGGTGCGCAAGAAACTCGACAGCGCGATGGAAGCAGCGCCCGCAGAGATGATTGATATGGCGCTCGAACACCGCCTCATGCACGCCGAAACATTTACCTACATCCTGCACAACCTACCCTACACCCGCAAAATCTTAGAGAACGAGAGCATTGCCGGCAGCGGTCCGTCTTTAAATCAAAAAAGCCCACAACTGCAAATGATGGAAGTCAGCGCGGGAACCGTAACCCTGGGCATGAAGCACGAAGATGGCTTTGGCTGGGACAACGAGTTTGAGCAACACACGCGGGATGTATCCGCGTTTGCCATGAGCAAGCACAAAATCACCAACGGCCAGTACCTGGAGTTCGTAAAAGCCGGCGGCGAGCCGCCGCATTACTGGCTTTGTCGTAACGATCAATGGTCCTATCGCGGCATGAATGCCGAAGTACCGCTCCCGCTGGACTGGCCGGTTTATGTCACGCAGTCGCAGGCCGAGGCCTACGCGCAATGGACCAGAAAATCCCTGCCCACAGAAGAACAGTTCCATCGCGCCGCTTTTGGAATGCGGGAAGGCGAGCAAGTTTTTCCCTGGGGAAACGAACCAGCCGGTGCCCATTTTGGGAACTTCAGCTTCCATAACGCTGATTTGGTTTCCGTTACCGCAACCCCAGCGGGAGACAGTGCATTCGGAATCTCGCAACTTATCGGTAACGGATGGGAGTGGACACGAAGCTTGTTCAAGCCATTTCCCGGTTTCGCAGCATCCCCGTCGTATCCGGGGTATTCAGCAAACTTCTTTGATAATGATCATTTTGTTTTGAAGGGCGCGTCGTGCGCAACCGACACCCGCCTGATTCGGCCAAGCTTTCGCAATTGGTTTCGCCGGGATTATCCCTATGCCTACACAACTTTCCGAGTCGTGGAAAACTAA
- a CDS encoding GNAT family N-acetyltransferase, which produces MSDPQKITLRPVQADDEPFLLQVYTSTREQELSLVPWNEAQKEAFVRMQFEAQKRHYDTQFPGATHDIICQDEKPVGRIFLARLPEAFHIADITVLPQSRNAGIGSYVLNGIIREATQAGKPVKIYVENFNPSLRLFERLGFRKAEEKGFHFLMEWKG; this is translated from the coding sequence GTGAGCGATCCGCAAAAGATTACGTTGCGTCCCGTGCAAGCCGACGACGAACCTTTTCTTTTGCAGGTATATACCAGCACGCGCGAGCAGGAGTTGTCTTTAGTCCCTTGGAATGAAGCCCAGAAAGAGGCTTTCGTCCGCATGCAGTTTGAGGCGCAGAAGCGTCACTATGACACACAGTTTCCCGGTGCAACCCACGATATTATTTGTCAGGATGAAAAACCCGTTGGCCGCATCTTCCTGGCCAGATTGCCTGAAGCTTTCCACATTGCCGATATCACTGTGCTCCCGCAAAGTCGCAACGCAGGAATCGGATCGTATGTTTTAAACGGGATTATTCGCGAAGCCACCCAGGCCGGCAAGCCCGTGAAGATTTACGTTGAGAACTTTAATCCTTCATTGCGTCTATTCGAGCGCCTGGGGTTCCGCAAAGCTGAAGAAAAAGGATTTCACTTCCTAATGGAGTGGAAGGGCTGA